Proteins from a genomic interval of Toxotes jaculatrix isolate fToxJac2 chromosome 5, fToxJac2.pri, whole genome shotgun sequence:
- the edc4 gene encoding enhancer of mRNA-decapping protein 4 isoform X3: MASNSNIDIEGATQHLRDILKLDRPGNSTDAQSSDGQRKRSFNGELNGLLGAAGLLGSTDRSTMSESSRPISTDISSAQESQIICLSGDDGSTCIPITSNNVEIVASQDSSINSKARGSNKVKIQPVAKYDWEHKYYYGRLIAVSNSFLAYAIRGANNHSMIRVLSLNFAERSLLKGFTGAITDLAFAHLDSSLLGCVDEAGNLMVWQLTCTGNKILDQIVVHITRPEDTPLNSHRRLIWCPFILDDNEENQDDTSQTLALLHEDRAEVWDLEVLRANNSSWPVSATDLKEGLITVKGHTQRVSEGALSPDGTVLATASHDGYIKFWQIYIEGGQDKPRCLHELRPHGGRPLSCLLFCDNHKRQDPEVPFWRFLITGADQNQELKMWCTVSWTCLQTIRFSPDPFNSSALPSLKASLDLSAEYLILTDVQRKVLYVMELRQDLEKGKASFTAVSEFLLTHPVLSFGVRDVTHSRLRHTEVLPAEEESESMSTEGTQGPTESQSGIQIKLYCVHTKSLQDVQIWFQPNVGSSSAVFLPHSDSQDGFGFSDHLTDQSSDKESGSGSQTDLRKIPSLPAPADFLTNSGSGSGPMPKLMTPDAFMTPSTSVPASPGSSASSLTIVTAISSNSDSTNRAIDDVSQSPNRAENSSSSSSLTLSASTSSPRAASGVLLPGLENLQALASPSGPLALDSPQVLDSPLLPPLASPTRARSPDVISSASTAMSQDMPEIASQTLQLQRGLVSSLETLPLSALQTDSMASAASALHLLTSPRTANNSLLPLELGGADGPVCGAVESEPRLSHTPSLLENALSQENPGVGGGSSDGSASHTPWPAAPDITRETRNSLRDNGLGDCSREESKDRHLSSPYHRRSYHLTQNDNQDAAAEQSDPDDEVASLASSSGNCGSRSSHRLPVKDWKTSPRGSPKLKRKPKKDDSESSQSRQMDSGQMNVDVQDELLMLLRSQQRELTELRGQIEAMQSSIMAQVEHVLTSHQEQEQRRLERVLAESQNHQQQLQEQLSQQLSHALSSALTNRMDKVLREEMKKTVPQTISKSLEPVTGQLNNTIAAKLTAVEVTLKDNVSKVVKSKNTTDAIGRAAAEAMQGPIQAAYKDAFQSIVLPVFERGCQSMFQQINDSFKQGTQEYIQQLETHMKNRKQREQETRDPMISQLQQMIDTFQSSTDQLASNITTNVRAEVQHQIQMMVGNLQESILSHVQRIVKGEVSLAMKEQQAVVTSSIMQAMRSAAGTPVPTAHLDYQTQQANILQLLQQGQLNQAFQQALSATDLNLVLYVCETIDSQQVFGQHPCPLSQPVLLSLIQQLSSNLSTRSELKISYLEDAVMNLDHGDPLTRDHMSSVLAQVRPKLFAFLQQDPHSPLSKRARRLMMMLQGLVNH; the protein is encoded by the exons ATGGCGTCCAATTCTAACATAGATATTGAGGGTGCCACCCAGCATCTGCGGGACATCCTCAAGCTCGACCGTCCCGGGAACAGCACCG ATGCACAATCAAGTGACGGTCAGAGGAAGCGATCATTCAATGGAGAGCTGAATGGGTTATTGGGAGCAGCAGGCCTTCTAGGCAGCACTGATCGGTCAACCATGTCAGAATCTTCCAGACCCATctccacagacatcagcagTGCTCAGGAGAGTCAGATAAT CTGCCTCTCTGGTGATGATGGGTCCACCTGTATCCCCATCACCTCTAACAATGTGGAGATTGTGGCGAGTCAAGACTCCAGCATCAACAGCAAGGCTCGAGGCAGCAACAAG gtGAAGATTCAACCTGTTGCCAAGTACGACTGGGAACACAAGTATTATTATGGTAGACTGATAGCTGTGTCCAACTCCTTCCTGGCCTACGCCATCAGAG GAGCCAACAACCATTCGATGATTCGTGTCCTGAGTCTGAATTTTGCCGAGCGCTCCCTACTGAAGGGATTCACCGGGGCCATCACAGATCTTGCGTTCGCCCACCTCGACTCTTCCCTGTTGGGTTGTGTAGATGAAGCTGGCAACCTGATGGTCTGGCAACTCACCTGCACTGGAAACAAGATACT AGATCAGATAGTGGTTCATATCACACGGCCAGAAGACACGCCACTGAACTCCCACCGTCGCCTCATCTGGTGTCCATTCATCCTGGATGACAACGAGGAGAACCAGGATGACACCAGCCAGACCTTGGCCCTTCTACATGAAGACAGG GCTGAGGTGTGGGATCTGGAGGTCCTGAGAGCCAACAACAGCAGTTGGCCTGTCAGTGCCACAGACCTGAAGGAAGGCCTCATCACAGTGAAGGGACATACCCAG CGGGTCAGTGAAGGGGCCTTGTCTCCAGATGGAACTGTGCTAGCCACAGCCAGCCATGATGGATACATCAAGTTCTGGCAGATATACATAGAAGGGGGACAGGACAAGCCCAG ATGTCTCCATGAATTGCGGCCTCATGGAGGACGCCCCCTCTCTTGCCTTCTTTTCTGTGACAACCACAAGAGGCAGGACCCAGA GGTTCCTTTCTGGCGGTTCCTCATAACTGGAGCAGATCAGAACCAGGAGCTGAAGATGTGGTGCACGGTGTCATGGACCTGTTTACAGACCATCAG GTTCTCTCCCGATCCATTCAACTCATCAGCTCTGCCAAGTCTGAAGGCCAGTCTGGACCTTTCTGCGGAGTATCTCATCCTCACCGATGTACAGAGGAAG GTTCTGTATGTGATGGAGCTGCGGCAGGACCTGGAGAAAGGGAAGGCCAGTTTCACAGCCGTGTCAGAGTTCCTGCTGACCCACCCTGTGCTCAGCTTTGGAGTCCGGGACGTCACCCACAGTCGACTGCGACACACTGAGGTCCttcctgcagaggaggagagcgagagCATGAGCACAg aGGGCACTCAAGGACCCACAGAGTCCCAGTCTGGGATCCAGATTAAACTCTACTGTGTTCACACTAA gagTCTGCAGGATGTCCAGATCTGGTTTCAGCCCAATGTTGGTTCCAGCTCTGCAGTCTTCCTGCCTCATTCTGATTCTCAGGATGGTTTTG GATTTTCAGACCATCTCACTGACCAGAGCTCTGACAAGGAGTCAGGAAGTGGCTCCCAGACCGACCTAAGGAAGATCCCATCTCTTCCTGCTCCTGCTGACTTCTTGACCAACTCTGGCTCTGGCAGTGGGCCAATGCCCAAGCTGATGACTCCCGACGCCTTCATGACACCAAGCACTTCG GTACCAGCGTCTCCTGGCAGCAGTGCCAGCAGTCTGACCATTGTAACAGCTATCAGCAGCAACTCCGACTCAACTAACAG AGCTATAGACGATGTCAGTCAGAGTCCTAACAgagcagagaacagcagcagcagcagtagtctGACACTCTCTGCCTCCACCAGCAGCCCAAGAGCTGcttctggtgtgctgctgcccGGACTGGAGAACCTACAG GCTTTGGCATCCCCTAGTGGTCCTCTTGCCCTTGACAGCCCTCAGGTCTTGGACTCTCCCCTTCTGCCACCTCTGGCCTCTCCGACCAGGGCCCGCTCCCCCGATGTCATCTCCTCAGCCTCCACAGCCATGTCCCAAGACATGCCGGAGATTGCGTCCCAGACGCTGCAGCTTCAGCGTGGACTAGTGTCCAGCCTGGAGACCTTacccctctctgctctccagacagacagcatggcctctgctgcctctgctctgcACCTGCTGACCTCACCACGCACAGCCAACAACAG CCTTTTGCCCCTGGAACTCGGAGGGGCAGATGGGCCAGTGTGTGGAGCTGTGGAGTCAGAGCCTCGACTCAGCCACACCCCATCTTTACTGGAGAATGCCTTATCGCAGGAGAACCCTGGGGTAGGAGGAGGGTCGTCAGATGGTAGTGCCAGCCACACGCCTTGGCCAGCTGCACCTGACATCACCAGAGAAACCCGGAACAGTCTCAGGGACAATGGTCTCGGAGACTG TTCGAGAGAGGAGTCAAAGGACAGACACTTGAGCTCACCTTACCATCGGCGCTCCTATCACCTCACACAGAATGACAATCAGGatgcagctgcagagcagag CGACCCCGATGATGAGGTGGCCAGCTTGGCATCGTCCTCAGGGAACTGCGGCTCTCGCTCTTCTCACAGACTCCCAGTTAAGGACTGGAAGACCTCACCACGAGGCTCACCAAAACTAAAGAGGAAGCCCAAGAAAGATGACAG TGAATCATCTCAGTCCAGGCAAATGGATTCTGGTCAG ATGAATGTGGATGTACAGGACGAGTTGTTGATGCTCCTGCGtagccagcagagggagctgacTGAACTACGTGGGCAGATTGAAGCCATGCAGAGCTCCATTATGGCCCAGGTCGAGCATGTCCTGACCAGCCACCAGGAACAAGAAC AGCGCAGGCTGGAGCGAGTTCTGGCAGAGAGTCAgaatcatcagcagcagcttcaggaacAGCTCAGCCAGCAGCTCAGCCACGCCCTCAGCTCAGCCCTCACCAACAGAATGGACAAAGTGCTAcgagaggaaatgaagaaaacagtCCCGCAAA CGATCTCTAAGAGCCTGGAGCCTGTGACAGGCCAGCTGAACAACACAATTGCTGCTAAGCTGACTGCTGTGGAGGTCACCCTGAAGGACAATGTCAGCAAGGTGGTCAAATCCAAG AACACAACAGATGCGATTGGTCGAGCAGCAGCTGAGGCGATGCAGGGGCCCATCCAGGCAGCCTATAAAGATGCCTTCCAGAGCATCGTGCTGCCTGTTTTTGAGAGAGGCTGTCAGTCCATGTTTCAGCAAATCAATGACAGCTTCAAACAAGGAACACAAGAAT ACATCCAGCAGCTTGAGACCCATATGaagaacagaaagcagagggagcaggagacacGAGACCCCATGATTAGCCAGCTCCAACAGATGATCGACACCTTCCAGAGCTCCACAGATCAGCTGGCCAGTAACATCACCACTAATGTCCGGGCAGAGGTCCAGCACCAGATCCAGATGATGGTGGGAAA TTTGCAGGAGTCTATTCTTAGCCACGTGCAGAGAATTGTCAAAGGGGAGGTTAGCCTGGCAATGAAGGAGCAGCAGGCAGTGGTCACCTCCAGCATCATGCAGGCAATGAGGTCGGCGGCCGGCACACCCGTCCCCACTGCACACCTAGACTACCAGACACAGCAGGCCAAcatcctgcagctcctccagcagggCCAGCTCAACCAGGCTTTCCAGCAg GCTCTGTCAGCTACAGATCTGAACTTGGTCCTGTATGTCTGCGAGACCATCGACTCTCAGCAGGTGTTTGGTCAGCACCCCTGTCCTCTCAGCCAGCCCGTGCTGCTGTCGCTCATCCAGCAGCTCTCCTCCAACCTCTCGACCCGATCTGAGCTCAAAATCAG TTACCTGGAGGATGCAGTGATGAATTTGGACCACGGCGACCCCCTGACAAGAGACCACATGTCCTCTGTGTTGGCCCAGGTCAGACCGAAGCTCTTTGCCTTCCTGCAGCAGGACCCCCACAGCCCGCTCAGCAAGAGGGCGCGGCGCctgatgatgatgctgcagGGTCTTGTCAACCACTAG
- the edc4 gene encoding enhancer of mRNA-decapping protein 4 isoform X1: MASNSNIDIEGATQHLRDILKLDRPGNSTDAQSSDGQRKRSFNGELNGLLGAAGLLGSTDRSTMSESSRPISTDISSAQESQIICLSGDDGSTCIPITSNNVEIVASQDSSINSKARGSNKVKIQPVAKYDWEHKYYYGRLIAVSNSFLAYAIRGANNHSMIRVLSLNFAERSLLKGFTGAITDLAFAHLDSSLLGCVDEAGNLMVWQLTCTGNKILDQIVVHITRPEDTPLNSHRRLIWCPFILDDNEENQDDTSQTLALLHEDRAEVWDLEVLRANNSSWPVSATDLKEGLITVKGHTQRVSEGALSPDGTVLATASHDGYIKFWQIYIEGGQDKPRCLHELRPHGGRPLSCLLFCDNHKRQDPEVPFWRFLITGADQNQELKMWCTVSWTCLQTIRFSPDPFNSSALPSLKASLDLSAEYLILTDVQRKVLYVMELRQDLEKGKASFTAVSEFLLTHPVLSFGVRDVTHSRLRHTEVLPAEEESESMSTEGTQGPTESQSGIQIKLYCVHTKSLQDVQIWFQPNVGSSSAVFLPHSDSQDGFVGFSDHLTDQSSDKESGSGSQTDLRKIPSLPAPADFLTNSGSGSGPMPKLMTPDAFMTPSTSVPASPGSSASSLTIVTAISSNSDSTNRAIDDVSQSPNRAENSSSSSSLTLSASTSSPRAASGVLLPGLENLQALASPSGPLALDSPQVLDSPLLPPLASPTRARSPDVISSASTAMSQDMPEIASQTLQLQRGLVSSLETLPLSALQTDSMASAASALHLLTSPRTANNSLLPLELGGADGPVCGAVESEPRLSHTPSLLENALSQENPGVGGGSSDGSASHTPWPAAPDITRETRNSLRDNGLGDCSREESKDRHLSSPYHRRSYHLTQNDNQDAAAEQSDPDDEVASLASSSGNCGSRSSHRLPVKDWKTSPRGSPKLKRKPKKDDSESSQSRQMDSGQMNVDVQDELLMLLRSQQRELTELRGQIEAMQSSIMAQVEHVLTSHQEQEQRRLERVLAESQNHQQQLQEQLSQQLSHALSSALTNRMDKVLREEMKKTVPQTISKSLEPVTGQLNNTIAAKLTAVEVTLKDNVSKVVKSKNTTDAIGRAAAEAMQGPIQAAYKDAFQSIVLPVFERGCQSMFQQINDSFKQGTQEYIQQLETHMKNRKQREQETRDPMISQLQQMIDTFQSSTDQLASNITTNVRAEVQHQIQMMVGNLQESILSHVQRIVKGEVSLAMKEQQAVVTSSIMQAMRSAAGTPVPTAHLDYQTQQANILQLLQQGQLNQAFQQALSATDLNLVLYVCETIDSQQVFGQHPCPLSQPVLLSLIQQLSSNLSTRSELKISYLEDAVMNLDHGDPLTRDHMSSVLAQVRPKLFAFLQQDPHSPLSKRARRLMMMLQGLVNH; the protein is encoded by the exons ATGGCGTCCAATTCTAACATAGATATTGAGGGTGCCACCCAGCATCTGCGGGACATCCTCAAGCTCGACCGTCCCGGGAACAGCACCG ATGCACAATCAAGTGACGGTCAGAGGAAGCGATCATTCAATGGAGAGCTGAATGGGTTATTGGGAGCAGCAGGCCTTCTAGGCAGCACTGATCGGTCAACCATGTCAGAATCTTCCAGACCCATctccacagacatcagcagTGCTCAGGAGAGTCAGATAAT CTGCCTCTCTGGTGATGATGGGTCCACCTGTATCCCCATCACCTCTAACAATGTGGAGATTGTGGCGAGTCAAGACTCCAGCATCAACAGCAAGGCTCGAGGCAGCAACAAG gtGAAGATTCAACCTGTTGCCAAGTACGACTGGGAACACAAGTATTATTATGGTAGACTGATAGCTGTGTCCAACTCCTTCCTGGCCTACGCCATCAGAG GAGCCAACAACCATTCGATGATTCGTGTCCTGAGTCTGAATTTTGCCGAGCGCTCCCTACTGAAGGGATTCACCGGGGCCATCACAGATCTTGCGTTCGCCCACCTCGACTCTTCCCTGTTGGGTTGTGTAGATGAAGCTGGCAACCTGATGGTCTGGCAACTCACCTGCACTGGAAACAAGATACT AGATCAGATAGTGGTTCATATCACACGGCCAGAAGACACGCCACTGAACTCCCACCGTCGCCTCATCTGGTGTCCATTCATCCTGGATGACAACGAGGAGAACCAGGATGACACCAGCCAGACCTTGGCCCTTCTACATGAAGACAGG GCTGAGGTGTGGGATCTGGAGGTCCTGAGAGCCAACAACAGCAGTTGGCCTGTCAGTGCCACAGACCTGAAGGAAGGCCTCATCACAGTGAAGGGACATACCCAG CGGGTCAGTGAAGGGGCCTTGTCTCCAGATGGAACTGTGCTAGCCACAGCCAGCCATGATGGATACATCAAGTTCTGGCAGATATACATAGAAGGGGGACAGGACAAGCCCAG ATGTCTCCATGAATTGCGGCCTCATGGAGGACGCCCCCTCTCTTGCCTTCTTTTCTGTGACAACCACAAGAGGCAGGACCCAGA GGTTCCTTTCTGGCGGTTCCTCATAACTGGAGCAGATCAGAACCAGGAGCTGAAGATGTGGTGCACGGTGTCATGGACCTGTTTACAGACCATCAG GTTCTCTCCCGATCCATTCAACTCATCAGCTCTGCCAAGTCTGAAGGCCAGTCTGGACCTTTCTGCGGAGTATCTCATCCTCACCGATGTACAGAGGAAG GTTCTGTATGTGATGGAGCTGCGGCAGGACCTGGAGAAAGGGAAGGCCAGTTTCACAGCCGTGTCAGAGTTCCTGCTGACCCACCCTGTGCTCAGCTTTGGAGTCCGGGACGTCACCCACAGTCGACTGCGACACACTGAGGTCCttcctgcagaggaggagagcgagagCATGAGCACAg aGGGCACTCAAGGACCCACAGAGTCCCAGTCTGGGATCCAGATTAAACTCTACTGTGTTCACACTAA gagTCTGCAGGATGTCCAGATCTGGTTTCAGCCCAATGTTGGTTCCAGCTCTGCAGTCTTCCTGCCTCATTCTGATTCTCAGGATGGTTTTG tAGGATTTTCAGACCATCTCACTGACCAGAGCTCTGACAAGGAGTCAGGAAGTGGCTCCCAGACCGACCTAAGGAAGATCCCATCTCTTCCTGCTCCTGCTGACTTCTTGACCAACTCTGGCTCTGGCAGTGGGCCAATGCCCAAGCTGATGACTCCCGACGCCTTCATGACACCAAGCACTTCG GTACCAGCGTCTCCTGGCAGCAGTGCCAGCAGTCTGACCATTGTAACAGCTATCAGCAGCAACTCCGACTCAACTAACAG AGCTATAGACGATGTCAGTCAGAGTCCTAACAgagcagagaacagcagcagcagcagtagtctGACACTCTCTGCCTCCACCAGCAGCCCAAGAGCTGcttctggtgtgctgctgcccGGACTGGAGAACCTACAG GCTTTGGCATCCCCTAGTGGTCCTCTTGCCCTTGACAGCCCTCAGGTCTTGGACTCTCCCCTTCTGCCACCTCTGGCCTCTCCGACCAGGGCCCGCTCCCCCGATGTCATCTCCTCAGCCTCCACAGCCATGTCCCAAGACATGCCGGAGATTGCGTCCCAGACGCTGCAGCTTCAGCGTGGACTAGTGTCCAGCCTGGAGACCTTacccctctctgctctccagacagacagcatggcctctgctgcctctgctctgcACCTGCTGACCTCACCACGCACAGCCAACAACAG CCTTTTGCCCCTGGAACTCGGAGGGGCAGATGGGCCAGTGTGTGGAGCTGTGGAGTCAGAGCCTCGACTCAGCCACACCCCATCTTTACTGGAGAATGCCTTATCGCAGGAGAACCCTGGGGTAGGAGGAGGGTCGTCAGATGGTAGTGCCAGCCACACGCCTTGGCCAGCTGCACCTGACATCACCAGAGAAACCCGGAACAGTCTCAGGGACAATGGTCTCGGAGACTG TTCGAGAGAGGAGTCAAAGGACAGACACTTGAGCTCACCTTACCATCGGCGCTCCTATCACCTCACACAGAATGACAATCAGGatgcagctgcagagcagag CGACCCCGATGATGAGGTGGCCAGCTTGGCATCGTCCTCAGGGAACTGCGGCTCTCGCTCTTCTCACAGACTCCCAGTTAAGGACTGGAAGACCTCACCACGAGGCTCACCAAAACTAAAGAGGAAGCCCAAGAAAGATGACAG TGAATCATCTCAGTCCAGGCAAATGGATTCTGGTCAG ATGAATGTGGATGTACAGGACGAGTTGTTGATGCTCCTGCGtagccagcagagggagctgacTGAACTACGTGGGCAGATTGAAGCCATGCAGAGCTCCATTATGGCCCAGGTCGAGCATGTCCTGACCAGCCACCAGGAACAAGAAC AGCGCAGGCTGGAGCGAGTTCTGGCAGAGAGTCAgaatcatcagcagcagcttcaggaacAGCTCAGCCAGCAGCTCAGCCACGCCCTCAGCTCAGCCCTCACCAACAGAATGGACAAAGTGCTAcgagaggaaatgaagaaaacagtCCCGCAAA CGATCTCTAAGAGCCTGGAGCCTGTGACAGGCCAGCTGAACAACACAATTGCTGCTAAGCTGACTGCTGTGGAGGTCACCCTGAAGGACAATGTCAGCAAGGTGGTCAAATCCAAG AACACAACAGATGCGATTGGTCGAGCAGCAGCTGAGGCGATGCAGGGGCCCATCCAGGCAGCCTATAAAGATGCCTTCCAGAGCATCGTGCTGCCTGTTTTTGAGAGAGGCTGTCAGTCCATGTTTCAGCAAATCAATGACAGCTTCAAACAAGGAACACAAGAAT ACATCCAGCAGCTTGAGACCCATATGaagaacagaaagcagagggagcaggagacacGAGACCCCATGATTAGCCAGCTCCAACAGATGATCGACACCTTCCAGAGCTCCACAGATCAGCTGGCCAGTAACATCACCACTAATGTCCGGGCAGAGGTCCAGCACCAGATCCAGATGATGGTGGGAAA TTTGCAGGAGTCTATTCTTAGCCACGTGCAGAGAATTGTCAAAGGGGAGGTTAGCCTGGCAATGAAGGAGCAGCAGGCAGTGGTCACCTCCAGCATCATGCAGGCAATGAGGTCGGCGGCCGGCACACCCGTCCCCACTGCACACCTAGACTACCAGACACAGCAGGCCAAcatcctgcagctcctccagcagggCCAGCTCAACCAGGCTTTCCAGCAg GCTCTGTCAGCTACAGATCTGAACTTGGTCCTGTATGTCTGCGAGACCATCGACTCTCAGCAGGTGTTTGGTCAGCACCCCTGTCCTCTCAGCCAGCCCGTGCTGCTGTCGCTCATCCAGCAGCTCTCCTCCAACCTCTCGACCCGATCTGAGCTCAAAATCAG TTACCTGGAGGATGCAGTGATGAATTTGGACCACGGCGACCCCCTGACAAGAGACCACATGTCCTCTGTGTTGGCCCAGGTCAGACCGAAGCTCTTTGCCTTCCTGCAGCAGGACCCCCACAGCCCGCTCAGCAAGAGGGCGCGGCGCctgatgatgatgctgcagGGTCTTGTCAACCACTAG